The Pseudomonas hefeiensis genomic sequence GCTTCATATGGACGAGGAATCTGCGCGGCAAGGCACCTTTGGGCGGCGAATTGCCCATGGCATGTTGGCTCACTCCATCAGCACCGGCCTGCGTTCGAGTATTGATGACTGGGCAATCATCGCTTTCCTTGAGACCCATCGCCGATTCGTCGCACCGGTTTTCGCGGGTGACACGCTGCATTACGTGGCTGAAATCGAAGAGTTGCGCAAAAGCCAATCAAACCCCGCGCGCGGCATCGCCAGAGTCAAGCTGCGCCTGCTCAACCAGGGCGCTGAAGTGGTGCAGGACGGTGAAGACGTATTCGCAGTCGCCTGCCGCCCAGGGGGCGAGTCATGAGCCCACGTCTGCAAGGTCATGTTGCGTTGATCACCGGTGGCGCCGGCGGCATTGGCTCGGCCATTTGTCAGCGCCTGGCTCAAGAGGGTGCCGCGGTCATTATTGCCGACCTCGGTCCCGGAGTCGCCGAGCTGGCTCACTCCCTGACCACTCGGGGATATCAGGCGATAGCGGTCAATCTCGACGTTTCCAGCCGTGACAGTTGGACCGCGGTCATGGCTGACCTGCCGCCGGCCTTCAAAGCCGTCGACATTCTGGTAAACGTGGCAGGCATCGTGCGTGATAGAACGTTGATAAAGATGACCGATGAAGAATGGGATGCGGTGATCGATGTCAACCTGCGTGGCTCGTGGATGGGGTGCCAATTTGGGTTGGCGGCGATGGTCGGGCACGGTTGGGGCAGGATCATCAATATCGCTTCCACAGCGATCCTCGGCACTTACGGTCAGGCGAATTATTCATCGGCCAAGGCCGGCGTGGTGGGGTTGACTCACACCGTCGCTCTGGAGGCCGCGCGCCATGGTGTATTGGTCAACGCTGTAGCGCCTGGGATCGTCGAGACATCTATTCTGGCGAGTGTGCCAGAGGAGGTCAGGGCCCGCTGGATCGCAAAAATGCCATTGGGCCGGCCTGCACAACCTGCAGAAATCGCCTCCGTGGTTGCGTTTCTTGCCTCCGACGACGCCAGTTACATGAGCGGGCAGGTACTCATTGTCGATGGCGGCGCAACGACGGGCGATTACTGAACCACCGAAACACGGCTATCCACTCACAACAATTAAGCAGCAACAGCGAAGGGGCATTGATATGGTCGAATTTACACGGCGCAGATTTTTGCAAGCGAGCGGTATCGCGGGGGCAGGTTTAGCCGCAGGATTGATACGCCCTTCGTTCGCGGCCGACGAATCGCTGTACGCGGCTGCGCAGAAAGAGGGCGCACTCAATCTTTACTGGGGCTCCTACGAACAACAGACCATTGAAGCCATCCGCGACGCATTTACCCGGCGCTACACAGGGATC encodes the following:
- a CDS encoding SDR family oxidoreductase; protein product: MSPRLQGHVALITGGAGGIGSAICQRLAQEGAAVIIADLGPGVAELAHSLTTRGYQAIAVNLDVSSRDSWTAVMADLPPAFKAVDILVNVAGIVRDRTLIKMTDEEWDAVIDVNLRGSWMGCQFGLAAMVGHGWGRIINIASTAILGTYGQANYSSAKAGVVGLTHTVALEAARHGVLVNAVAPGIVETSILASVPEEVRARWIAKMPLGRPAQPAEIASVVAFLASDDASYMSGQVLIVDGGATTGDY
- a CDS encoding MaoC family dehydratase, whose protein sequence is MSTTLYFDDLIATQSLVSSRITLTETHIVLFAGLTGDFNPLHMDEESARQGTFGRRIAHGMLAHSISTGLRSSIDDWAIIAFLETHRRFVAPVFAGDTLHYVAEIEELRKSQSNPARGIARVKLRLLNQGAEVVQDGEDVFAVACRPGGES